One Chaetodon trifascialis isolate fChaTrf1 chromosome 21, fChaTrf1.hap1, whole genome shotgun sequence genomic window carries:
- the foxi1 gene encoding forkhead box protein I1 produces MNAFGHQPSNQQTSPLQHHSAQELLDMAVYCDNYGVYQQNLHHHHPQRPPTHPSSYGLGEYTSPSTNPYLWLNGPSINSSPYLPGNNGTSYIQSGYGSNQRQFLPPPTGFGGADLGWLSISSQQELFKMVRPPYSYSALIAMAIQNAQDKKLTLSQIYQYVADNFPFYKKSKAGWQNSIRHNLSLNDCFKKVARDEDDPGKGNYWTLDPNCEKMFDNGNFRRKRKRRADINGADSGAALPVKSEDGPHKLSDTASLLSSSPPSLHGSPASTEPKSSPSPSAEHSPCFSSFVSSVNSLLAASGGGSDGSRGGERDYGSGHLGGLSQTREGMSGLGSYSPTLISPLNSDNNRMNYYTSVQSLSNHFSVNNLIYSREGTEV; encoded by the exons ATGAACGCTTTTGGACACCAACCCTCTAACCAGCAGACCAGCCCTCTTCAGCACCACAGCGCTCAGGAGCTCCTAGATATGGCCGTGTACTGCGACAACTACGGGGTGTACCAGCAGAacctccaccaccatcaccccCAGAGGCCGCCGACGCACCCCTCCAGCTACGGCCTCGGAGAGTACACTTCACCGTCCACGAACCCGTACCTGTGGCTGAACGGACCCAGCATCAACTCCTCTCCTTATCTTCCCGGGAACAACGGCACGTCCTATATTCAGTCCGGATACGGGTCGAACCAGAGGCAGTTCTTACCGCCTCCCACCGGGTTCGGTGGAGCAGATCTGGGGTGGCTGTCCATATCCAGCCAGCAGGAACTCTTCAAGATGGTCAGACCGCCTTACTCCTACTCAGCACTGATAGCGATGGCCATCCAGAACGCCCAAGACAAAAAGCTGACTCTGAGTCAGATCTATCAGTACGTAGCTGACAACTTCCCTTTCTACAAGAAGAGTAAAGCTGGATGGCAGAATTCAATCCGCCACAACTTGTCACTGAACGACTGCTTCAAAAAAGTGGCTCGAGACGAAGATGACCCCG GTAAAGGAAACTACTGGACGCTGGACCCCAACTGTGAGAAGATGTTCGACAACGGGAACTTCAGGcggaagaggaaaaggagagcagACATAAACGGTGCTGACAGCGGCGCAGCTCTCCCCGTCAAGTCAGAGGACGGCCCGCACAAGCTCTCCGACACCGCcagcctcctcagctcctccccGCCCAGCTTGCACGGATCCCCGGCCTCCACGGAGCCCAAGTCGTCCCCGTCTCCCTCCGCGGAGCACAGTCCGTGTTTCAGCAGCTTCGTGTCCAGCGTCAACTCGCTGCTGGCGGccagcggcggcggcagcgaCGGCTCCCGGGGCGGGGAGCGGGACTACGGCTCCGGGCACCTCGGGGGACTGTCTCAGACCAGAGAGGGCATGTCAGGACTGGGCTCCTACTCGCCCACTTTAATCTCTCCTCTGAACTCTGACAACAACAGAATGAACTATTACACATCAGTACAGAGCCTCTCCAACCATTTCAGTGTTAATAACCTCATATACAGCCGGGAAGGAACAGAGGTGTAG